The following are encoded together in the Cololabis saira isolate AMF1-May2022 chromosome 5, fColSai1.1, whole genome shotgun sequence genome:
- the LOC133443706 gene encoding pulmonary surfactant-associated protein D-like isoform X1, with protein MRSCLLLCVLCLMVAKGLSTSPCVCNDGPPGSPGPSGPPGAPGFPGVQGSDGTPGAPGRPGPVIMCGRDVFGAIAQDVDTLMKTTAKFELAANFDFTRRVGQKYFVSNKLRGSFQEAVEFCSQQGLELALPHKDQENRILTQLFGDVDNVAWINVNNRAVANFQSDMKNQRLTFTNWEGGQPDESIQDTGCTTLLHNGYWRVTRDCSLNAYIICQI; from the exons ATGAGGTCTTGTCTTCTGCTTTGTGTCCTGTGCCTGATGGTTGCTAAAGGCCTTTCCACATCACCATGTGTGTGTAATGATGGACCTCCAG GATCACCTGGACCTAGTGGACCACCTGGAGCCCCTGGATTCCCTGGAGTCCAAGGATCAGATGGAACGCCTGGAGCGCCTGGACGACCTGGACCAGTTATAATGTGTGGTAGAG ATGTCTTTGGAGCTATTGCACAGGATGTTGACACACTGATGAAGACCACAGCTAAGTTTGAACTGG ctgcaaattttgactttacacGGAGGGTTGGGCAGAAATACTTTGTGTCCAACAAACTCAGAGGCTCCTTCCAGGAGGCCGTCGAGTTCTGCTCTCAACAAGGTTTAGAGCTGGCTTTACCCCACAAGGACCAGGAGAACCGCATCCTGACTCAGCTGTTTGGTGACGTGGATAACGTAGCCTGGATCAACGTCAACAATAGGGCAGTGGCCAACTTTCAATCTGACATGAAAAACCAGCGTCTCACCTTCACCAACTGGGAAGGAGGACAACCAGATGAATCCATCCAGGATACTGGCTGCACCACGCTGCTACACAATGGCTACTGGCGAGTGACGCGCGACTGCTCCCTGAACGCTTACATCATCTGTCAAATATAG
- the LOC133443706 gene encoding mannose-binding protein C-like isoform X2, whose translation MCGRDVFGAIAQDVDTLMKTTAKFELAANFDFTRRVGQKYFVSNKLRGSFQEAVEFCSQQGLELALPHKDQENRILTQLFGDVDNVAWINVNNRAVANFQSDMKNQRLTFTNWEGGQPDESIQDTGCTTLLHNGYWRVTRDCSLNAYIICQI comes from the exons ATGTGTGGTAGAG ATGTCTTTGGAGCTATTGCACAGGATGTTGACACACTGATGAAGACCACAGCTAAGTTTGAACTGG ctgcaaattttgactttacacGGAGGGTTGGGCAGAAATACTTTGTGTCCAACAAACTCAGAGGCTCCTTCCAGGAGGCCGTCGAGTTCTGCTCTCAACAAGGTTTAGAGCTGGCTTTACCCCACAAGGACCAGGAGAACCGCATCCTGACTCAGCTGTTTGGTGACGTGGATAACGTAGCCTGGATCAACGTCAACAATAGGGCAGTGGCCAACTTTCAATCTGACATGAAAAACCAGCGTCTCACCTTCACCAACTGGGAAGGAGGACAACCAGATGAATCCATCCAGGATACTGGCTGCACCACGCTGCTACACAATGGCTACTGGCGAGTGACGCGCGACTGCTCCCTGAACGCTTACATCATCTGTCAAATATAG
- the LOC133443704 gene encoding mannose-binding protein C-like isoform X1, protein MRSCLLLCVLCLMVAKGLSTSPCVCNGPPGSPGPGGPPGANGVPGVDGNPGKDGWPGIPGAPGVPGLPGPVIMCGRDVFGAIAQDVDTLMKTTAKFELAANFDFTRRVGQKYFVSNKLRGSFQEAVEFCSQQGLELALPHKDQENRVLTQLFGDVANVAWINVNNRAVANFQSDMKNQRLTFTNWEGGQPDKSIQDTGCTTLQDNGYWRVTRDCSLNAYIICQI, encoded by the exons ATGAGGTCTTGTCTTCTGCTTTGTGTCCTGTGCCTGATGGTTGCTAAAGGCCTTTCCACGTCACCATGTGTGTGTAATGGACCTCCAG GATCACCTGGACCTGGTGGACCACCTGGAGCAAATGGAGTGCCTGGAGTCGATGGAAATCCTGGAAAGGATGGATGGCCTGGAATACCTGGAGCCCCTGGAGTGCCTGGACTACCTGGACCAGTTATAATGTGTGGTAGAg ACGTCTTTGGAGCTATTGCACAGGATGTTGACACACTGATGAAGACCACAGCTAAGTTTGAACTGG ctgcaaattttgactttacacGGAGGGTTGGGCAGAAATACTTTGTGTCCAACAAACTCAGAGGCTCCTTCCAGGAGGCCGTCGAGTTCTGCTCTCAACAAGGTTTAGAGCTGGCTTTACCCCACAAGGACCAGGAGAACCGCGTCCTGACTCAGCTGTTTGGTGACGTGGCTAACGTAGCCTGGATCAACGTCAACAATAGGGCAGTGGCCAACTTTCAATCTGACATGAAAAACCAGCGTCTCACCTTCACCAACTGGGAAGGAGGACAACCAGATAAATCCATCCAGGATACTGGCTGCACCACGCTGCAAGACAATGGCTACTGGCGAGTGACGCGCGACTGCTCCCTGAACGCTTACATCATCTGTCAAATATAG
- the LOC133443704 gene encoding mannose-binding protein C-like isoform X2: MRSCLLLCVLCLMVAKGLSTSPCVCNGPPGSPGPGGPPGANGVPGVDGNPGKDGWPGIPGAPGVPGLPGPVIMCGRAANFDFTRRVGQKYFVSNKLRGSFQEAVEFCSQQGLELALPHKDQENRVLTQLFGDVANVAWINVNNRAVANFQSDMKNQRLTFTNWEGGQPDKSIQDTGCTTLQDNGYWRVTRDCSLNAYIICQI; this comes from the exons ATGAGGTCTTGTCTTCTGCTTTGTGTCCTGTGCCTGATGGTTGCTAAAGGCCTTTCCACGTCACCATGTGTGTGTAATGGACCTCCAG GATCACCTGGACCTGGTGGACCACCTGGAGCAAATGGAGTGCCTGGAGTCGATGGAAATCCTGGAAAGGATGGATGGCCTGGAATACCTGGAGCCCCTGGAGTGCCTGGACTACCTGGACCAGTTATAATGTGTGGTAGAg ctgcaaattttgactttacacGGAGGGTTGGGCAGAAATACTTTGTGTCCAACAAACTCAGAGGCTCCTTCCAGGAGGCCGTCGAGTTCTGCTCTCAACAAGGTTTAGAGCTGGCTTTACCCCACAAGGACCAGGAGAACCGCGTCCTGACTCAGCTGTTTGGTGACGTGGCTAACGTAGCCTGGATCAACGTCAACAATAGGGCAGTGGCCAACTTTCAATCTGACATGAAAAACCAGCGTCTCACCTTCACCAACTGGGAAGGAGGACAACCAGATAAATCCATCCAGGATACTGGCTGCACCACGCTGCAAGACAATGGCTACTGGCGAGTGACGCGCGACTGCTCCCTGAACGCTTACATCATCTGTCAAATATAG
- the LOC133443705 gene encoding mannose-binding protein C-like: MRSCLLLCVLCLMVAKGLSTSPCVCNDGPPGSPGPSGPAGAPGFPGIHGKPGSDGRPGRPGAPGPPGPVIMCGRDVFGAIAQDVDTLMKTTAKFELAANFDFTRRVGQKYFVSNKLRGSFQEAVEFCSQQGLELALPHKDQENRVLTQLFGDVANVAWINVNNRAVENFQSDMKSQRLTFTNWEGGQPDKSIQDTGCTTLLDNGYWRVTRDCSLNAYIICQI; the protein is encoded by the exons ATGAGGTCTTGTCTTCTGCTTTGTGTCCTGTGCCTGATGGTTGCTAAAGGCCTTTCCACGTCACCCTGTGTGTGTAATGATGGACCTCCAG GATCACCTGGACCTAGTGGACCAGCTGGAGCCCCTGGATTCCCTGGAATCCATGGAAAGCCTGGAAGCGATGGAAGGCCTGGAAGGCCTGGAGCCCCTGGACCGCCTGGACCAGTTATAATGTGTGGTAGAg ACGTCTTTGGAGCTATTGCACAGGATGTTGACACACTGATGAAGACCACAGCTAAGTTTGAACTGG ctgcaaattttgactttacacGGAGGGTTGGGCAGAAATACTTTGTGTCCAACAAACTCAGAGGCTCCTTCCAGGAGGCCGTCGAGTTCTGCTCTCAACAAGGTTTAGAGCTGGCTTTACCCCACAAGGACCAGGAGAACCGCGTCCTGACTCAGCTGTTTGGTGACGTGGCTAACGTAGCCTGGATCAACGTCAACAATAGGGCAGTGGAAAACTTTCAATCTGACATGAAAAGCCAGCGTCTCACCTTCACCAACTGGGAAGGAGGACAACCAGATAAATCCATCCAGGATACTGGCTGCACCACGCTGCTAGACAATGGCTACTGGCGAGTGACGCGCGACTGCTCCCTGAACGCTTACATCATCTGTCAAATATAG